Genomic segment of Gopherus flavomarginatus isolate rGopFla2 chromosome 2, rGopFla2.mat.asm, whole genome shotgun sequence:
TGAAGGTGCTGCTGAAACTGAGGTGTGTGAAGCAGGAAGGGAGCCAACACCTTATCAACATCCTAAACACCCAAATGTAACAATATGGGACCTACCATGGTTTGCTTGGCTTCCCTTACATACATATATGAAGTTGGTAAATTTCAGCCGCTATGACTTATTCATCATCATGCTCTCAAAACGCTTCAGATCCTGCCACCAAATCCTCGCCAATGAGATTCGGAGGATGGGAAAGAAGTATTACTATGTGCGCTCCAAAGTGGATGAGGATCTGTTTCTTGCTATGTGCCGCAAATCCTACAGTGAGCAGAGAATCCTACAGGAGATCAGGGATGACTGCATAAAACGGAtgaagggagaaggggagactTTCCCCCAGATTTTCCTTATCAGTCACTGGGACCCAGACAAATATGATTTCCCCCTCCTACAGGAAACACTGGAGAAGGAAATAGATAAATCTAGCCCCTGTGTCATGTGCTGATGCCCTTACTCCTGCCCAGATCTCGCCTCAGCTTCTGGTCCAGCCATCTCTGTGATACAATTGCAGTGTTAGAGCCAGGACTTTGGCTTGGACAATGGCTCACTTCACTGGCTAGGAAGGCTCATAGCTCTGTTGCTGAGCTGAAGTCTGTTGTAAAAAAGTTCCCAATGGCCAATGAAAAAGCAAGACTTCGTATTGTGTCTACATGGCACACTGACAGCTGTCAGTCTTCTGGATCGTCTACCGTGTTTGGTTCCACAGCAGCTGGATGAGAGTCTGGAACCGCATCCTACATGTTGAAGAGATTTTTGAATGACATAACAGGAGTTGCCCAATGCTGTGTCTCAATCCAAAAGCTGATTAGTTCAACTAACAATAACAAAGGTTCCAATGCACCTGcacagaaagcaagagacaggTGTCTCAAAAGCTCTCAGAGGATGAAACAAATTCCTAATGTTTGTAGCTGAAATGTCTTTTAAACTATCAGATACATTAGCAAGTTCCCAGCTCTGGTGATTAACTATACAGGCATAGTTAAGGCAAATGGCTTCTCTTTCCTGTTTCTCTTTAACCAGTGTAAGGGGTCTAGTGTAATAGAGCCAGGACACCAATCTGGTGTCTACTTccacttttcctctctctctctctccaggtttcCTTAGCTATTAGTAGTCTGGTTAGATGCATCTTTTTTGTCTACTGTGAGCCCGGAGTCATTTTGTGACccactttcttaaaaaaaaatgccaaaaagaaaaagcattcacTTGTCAGTACCTTGCCTGGGTCACTTTTATTTTTGAAGGGAATACAACATCCCTTCTCAACATCCCACAAGGTTTTCAGGAACTTCTGGAAATACATTCCAGTTTGGATTCCTTGCTGGGTCCACCTTCCCCTTTGAAACTTATTCCTAAAAATCAGACATATTTTATCACTCGATATTTTATCGATTGAACTGAGTGCAATTATCTTGATGATATTCTTCCCACTACAAAATCTGAGATGATTTTCAAAGTTGGATACATTCCTTATAAGCTTCTCCTTGTGTCGCTATTGTAACTAATGGCAGCGTCTCTTCCTGTTTTGAATTACAGAGAGGCACCCAACAACGCTCTGTGCTGATTGGTTCTTTGCTCCAACTCTCCCCTTAGGCACTACTGTAGTAAACAGCATTAACATTTAAGTAAttaaagcttttctctttctccACATTCAATTTTACTATTGATCATTTTCCCCAAACTATTTGCATAAATGCCAGCTTCAAAGCTATTTGGACTGGGAATGCTTCCCACCTACTGTCCCTATATGAAAGTGATGGATTAGTTCCCCTGTCTGATCACACAAATACTGTTCGATAAAGGAGTGCTACGACTGAAGAATATCATCTCAAGTCAGATTTAATGGGTGAAATCCAGGGCTCCATTgccatcaatggcaaaactctgacttcactggagccaggatttcacccagcaaATCATACAACGTGATTtttgcaaaaccaggcaaggaaaAGGAATGGAAAAAGAAAGCTGTCCTTTTCCAGTTGAAATCATAGGTCTGATATAGCTCAGACGAGCTCTTACTCTGGACATGAAAGATTTACCTAAACTTGACTGTTCCCCTTTTAAATAAAATGACAATAGACTTAACAATTTGGATCAATTTATAATCCACTGGATGAGTAAATCTAAACACTCAGCCATCATCCTTCCAGCTATTGGTTGTTTGTTTGAATTCCAAAGTGCTCATACCTACTAATGAACCCTAAATAGGTAATAAGAGACATTTCCTTATAAAAATGGCATAGCCACATGGTTACAATTTTATATGTAGTTGCATTTTGGAATAAATATTTTTAGGGAGGAGAGTGTGTAGGTTTTTTTGTCTTTGAAGGTTTTCATCCATATTGAAATgtgatttatatataaataagtgGGTGCTCTATGCTATTTCATATGATTTTTCCTATTGCTGAAATAGAACTTTTTATGAGTTAATGTAATTAAACTAATAAACTAATAAAGGTTAATAATTTATTCCAGtcaatttaaacattttttataatCCCCTCCTTCTGTATCTGTTCAGAAAAATGAGTACTGCATTATAATCTCCAAATTTATCATCTGTAACCCAAGCCATCATTTAGCTATAGTTTCTTTTCTTAAATGATAGAAatgtttgaaagaaaaaataaaaatgaaatggctACATGTTAGTGCCAGATCCTGAGTGCTGGAATGGGCAGCTGCTTGTGATACTCACTGACTCTGAGAACTGGTTTATTTCTATTCATCTGTGTGGGAATTCTTCACAATGAGATAAATCCAGACAAAAAGAGGAAAAGACGGAGCGAGAGAAAGGGAGAAAGGGCCACTTTCAGGGCAGGATCAAGGCTATCTGGGACCCTAGGCCCAAAAAAGAATGTTATGAGCAGGTGCAAGAAAACTAGAGACTGAATGGTCCAAACAAAAAGGACTGTTGTTATGGCTCACGGACTGTGTTGAGATGGACCAAAGGATTTTCTTTCCGAGAGGAAAGCCATCGAGCCTTGCACTTGTTTAAGGACAAGTTTAACACAGTTCTTCACCTGCGAGTCCTGAAAGTCATCATATCATCATGTCATCCAATCCTCAGCCCAGCAGCGGGGATGCCTGATTGTCAGCACCACAGTGGCTCCAGAGGCACATAAGATCCTGTTCTGTCTCCCTTCCCTTTTCATGTTATTTTCCACCTAACTAATCTTCCTCCTATCCTCCCTCTCACTCCTTTGGCTTTTCACCAGATACTGAAATGAACTGTACTGCACACATCCCACAGTGAGATGAGATGGcccatccagccctgccccatctgAGAAAGGAGCCAACCAGATGACGTTCCTGACCAGAAAGTGAACCAGGGTCCAGAGCAACAGGTGCTGTGGCCAACCTGCCGGCCTAAAGCATCCACTCTGACAGACCAGCTGCCATGTGCTCCAAGAATACCAGCCTCCTGTCTCTCCTCCAgcttgtgtctgtctgtgtgttaaAAACAGGATAAATGAATGTCCTTCAAGCACCAGGACTGAGAGTAAAATTAACCCTTGCCTTTTCATCGAAGAAAGGTTGTTGGTGAAAATAAGAGACACTGATATTTTTCCTTCAAAAAGGGAGAGACTGAAGTaggtattgtttgtttgttttgcataatTACTGATACTCAATTTTAGTTTTGCTTGTTTtgatttcttgttctttcttgtgTTCTGTTCAATAAACTTTCAACTTTAGAATGAATATTTGGGTATTTGCCAAGATACAGAGTAAATCAGGGTCTCTGTAGAAAGAACCCTGATTTTTTGTAACACTGGTTTAATGTTGGACAGCGAGAGAGTTTATAACACCTTCAGCTCCTTTGGCTCTTGAAATCAATATAACCCACCTCTCTTCTGTAACACACTGATGCAGGAGAGTCAAACACTGGCTGATTCATAGGCACTGGGTTATAACCATCTTGTCTGGACAGTGCATCTGCCACTGGATTTTCTCTACTTTTAAGATATACAATTCCCATGTCATGTTCTTGGAGAGTGATGCTCCAGTGTGGTAGTTTGGAGTTGGTCCCTTTTTGTTCGATGTAGCCATACTGATGGAGAATGGTCTGTTGGGAGCCAACATTTTCTGTTAAATAGAGAAGTCTTTAAGtgtttgacagccctggaaatTGCATCACTTTCTTTTTCTATAACAGATCAATTCTGTTCAGAGGGTGTCAGTTTTTTACTTAAGAAAGCAAGGGGATGCTTTTTGTTACTTTGCCTTTGAGATGGGGTATTGACCCTGCACTTGCCCTGAAGGGGTCAATGGAGGCCAGGTGGCCAATTAATCTATTAGGCTGAAGGCCTAAAGCTTTCCTAAAGCCTAGGCTTTAGGAAAACTCTAATTAGACGCTCACCTGTGCAAGGACAGGTGAGGCCTAtagaagccaggaagctggcaatagAAGAGGCTGCTGAGAAgggctgcagtcactccctgggaggagtgCTTGGAGACTGCAGAGATGTGCAGGCTACAGttgctccctgggaggagggagcggTGAAGCTGGCAGACCCAGAGAAGGAAGGGAGAGCCAGAAGGTTAGGAAAGGGCTCAGAGAAATGCAGGAAGGTACAGGGTGTAACAGCCATTGACTGCTAACTAGAGTGTCCCTGAGCCAGAACCCAGAATACAGGGttggcctgggttccccaaccaGCCACTAGGGAAGTGGCACCATCAGGGCTGTGCATAGGAAGGCTTCCTGAACCTGCCTGGGAGAAGAGCCCCCCAACAGAAGGGGAAATCACGACAGTGACCTagccggagggctgagtcatgaagaggccACAGAAGCTCCTGGAGTAAGAAAGGGGCTGCAGACAAAGAAACAGAGGTGGAGGGATGGTGTGAGGGATTGGGAGGGGTGTTGACCTGCTGAGCTGTTCCCCAGAacagccaggaggaggcgccATACCTGCGGTAAGTAGACCACCAGGTCACACCCTTGTTTGCATCAGTACCATTCCTAGACTTGTTTGATGCATCAATACACAATTCAAACATTTTGTCTAGTTCCTGCCAGAACAGGCCCTGAGTTACCATG
This window contains:
- the LOC127045910 gene encoding interferon-inducible GTPase 5-like, whose amino-acid sequence is MSQEGKGKWLERRTGDRTESCTIDGLRPETPYRFRVSAVCADGAVSDPSEETLISTLKEGLHVRHTEPVPRATKAAENAISNNRTFAGLSKKEIKELQDTIAAGIFTDVIVKLQNIKSLKITMLHVAVMGEPGSGRLSFVNAFRGLNDYDEGAAETEVCEAGREPTPYQHPKHPNVTIWDLPWFAWLPLHTYMKLVNFSRYDLFIIMLSKRFRSCHQILANEIRRMGKKYYYVRSKVDEDLFLAMCRKSYSEQRILQEIRDDCIKRMKGEGETFPQIFLISHWDPDKYDFPLLQETLEKEIDKSSPCVMC